A single genomic interval of Gossypium raimondii isolate GPD5lz chromosome 11, ASM2569854v1, whole genome shotgun sequence harbors:
- the LOC105801966 gene encoding LOW QUALITY PROTEIN: DEAD-box ATP-dependent RNA helicase 10 (The sequence of the model RefSeq protein was modified relative to this genomic sequence to represent the inferred CDS: inserted 1 base in 1 codon), whose translation MQQQIALGKQPHIIVGTPGRLMDHLTNTKDEADKLLNEDFEKALHDILYVLXYPYLFSATMTDKVKKLQRACLTNPVKIEAEQKYSTVDTLKQHFWFVAAKNKDRNVKAVFISGQMTQANRLETLNKFKSGQYNVLVCTDVAGRGLDIPSVDMVVNYDIPTNPKVHIHQVGRTARAGRSGLAISLVNQYELDNKVTRVSCFRGGSHAIL comes from the exons ATGCAACAACAAATTGCCCTCGGGAAGCAGCCGCACATTATT GTTGGAACTCCTGGACGCCTCATGGATCACCTAACCAATACTAAAG ATGAGGCAGATAAGTTGCTGAATGAGGATTTTGAGAAAGCACTTcatgatattttgtatgttc GGTACCCATATTTGTTTTCTGCAACCATGACCGACAAG GTGAAGAAGCTGCAAAGGGCATGTCTGACAAACCCTGTGAAG ATTGAAGCTGAACAAAAATATTCTACTGTTGACACGTTGAAGCAACATTTTTGGTTCGTAGCTGCAAAGAACAAG GATCGTAATGTAAAGGCAGTCTTCATTAGTGGTCAAATGACTCAG GCAAATAGGCTAGAAACCTTGAATAAGTTCAAGTCTGGGCAGTATAACGTACTTGTCTGCACTGATGTGGCTGGTAGAGGACTTGACATTCCATCTGTGGATATGGTTGTTAATTATGATATCCCCACAAACCCTAAG GTACACATCCATCAAGTGGGTAGAACAGCTCGTGCTGGAAGATCTGGTCTTGCTATCTCACTAGTGAATCAGTATGAGCTGG ACAATAAAGTTACCCGAGTGTCCTGCTTTAGAGGAGGAAGTCATGCAATACTATGA